The Laribacter hongkongensis DSM 14985 genome has a segment encoding these proteins:
- a CDS encoding polysaccharide biosynthesis/export family protein yields MLSKEDLALLNGPVDPVYRLGSGDTLRLSVFGRPEVSGQFLIGPDGVVTIPLIGNLMLNDSTREEAQQRISQQLRGYFTRPYVTLAVDDYGSNQVTVLGRVQNAGRQKFPAPPTLAEVLANAGAMPILDKQATLTRCAIIRGREKLIWVDLKALLNGDLAYNIVMKRGDIVFIPDSSETAVYVLGAVPKPGSYRLTPHMSVLDALAQAGGPDENAKPEAIGIYRAGARQVETISFNDLIAPQRAVNFGLEDGDVVFVPRSGVADLGYFLRQITPAVSVLTFGLTANALMKNQ; encoded by the coding sequence ATGCTCAGCAAGGAAGACCTGGCCTTGCTGAATGGTCCGGTTGACCCGGTCTATCGCCTTGGAAGCGGCGATACGCTGCGGCTGAGTGTTTTTGGCCGGCCGGAGGTCAGCGGCCAGTTCCTGATCGGGCCGGATGGCGTGGTGACCATCCCGCTGATCGGCAACCTGATGCTTAACGATTCCACGCGTGAAGAAGCGCAGCAACGCATCAGCCAGCAGCTTCGCGGTTATTTCACCAGGCCATATGTCACGCTCGCCGTTGATGATTACGGCTCAAACCAGGTCACCGTGCTCGGACGGGTACAGAATGCCGGCCGGCAGAAGTTTCCTGCTCCGCCCACGCTGGCCGAAGTGCTGGCCAACGCCGGAGCCATGCCTATTCTCGACAAGCAGGCCACGCTGACCCGCTGTGCAATCATCCGTGGGCGGGAAAAGCTGATCTGGGTGGATCTCAAGGCGCTGCTCAATGGCGATCTGGCCTACAACATCGTGATGAAACGTGGCGATATCGTCTTCATTCCCGATTCGTCCGAAACGGCCGTGTATGTACTGGGCGCGGTACCCAAGCCGGGTTCATACCGGCTTACACCGCACATGAGCGTGCTTGATGCCCTGGCCCAGGCAGGCGGGCCGGACGAAAACGCCAAACCGGAAGCCATCGGCATTTATCGCGCAGGTGCCAGACAAGTGGAAACCATCAGTTTCAACGACCTGATTGCCCCGCAACGGGCCGTCAATTTCGGCCTGGAAGACGGCGATGTGGTGTTCGTACCCCGCTCGGGAGTGGCTGATCTGGGCTATTTCCTGCGACAGATCACCCCGGCCGTTTCCGTCCTGACCTTTGGCCTGACCGCCAATGCCCTGATGAAAAACCAATGA
- a CDS encoding sugar transferase, which yields MDIPSSPADPEKKTVLDDKALEQLEQRLVPSPRKLAWLRVRFLLWRMSGTMGVRIKRGIDVSAAVCLLVLLLPLLLLVALLVKLTDGGPVLFWQMRVGKWGRPFRFPKFRSMVINAEEIRARLMEANQHGGQGITFKMKRDPRVTWIGRIIRKTSIDELPQLWCVIRGDMSLVGPRPALVSEVARYTLENRRRLDIKPGLTCIWQVSGRSDIPFEEQCRLDAQYIEEQSLRADLRLLLKTIPAIITGRGAY from the coding sequence ATGGATATTCCTTCCTCGCCCGCTGACCCAGAAAAAAAGACAGTACTGGATGACAAGGCTCTTGAGCAACTGGAGCAACGCCTGGTTCCATCTCCCCGGAAGCTGGCATGGTTGCGGGTGCGGTTTTTGCTTTGGCGCATGTCAGGCACGATGGGGGTACGCATCAAACGGGGGATTGATGTCTCGGCAGCAGTCTGTTTGCTGGTGCTGCTTTTACCTTTGCTACTCCTCGTTGCACTACTGGTCAAGCTGACAGACGGCGGGCCGGTACTGTTTTGGCAAATGCGGGTGGGCAAATGGGGGAGGCCATTCCGTTTTCCCAAGTTTCGTTCGATGGTAATCAATGCCGAGGAGATTCGTGCACGGTTGATGGAAGCCAATCAGCACGGCGGCCAGGGCATCACCTTCAAAATGAAACGCGATCCGCGTGTGACATGGATCGGCCGCATTATCCGCAAGACCAGCATTGACGAGTTGCCACAGCTGTGGTGCGTGATCCGGGGTGACATGTCGCTGGTCGGACCTCGTCCGGCACTGGTGAGCGAAGTTGCACGCTACACGCTGGAAAACCGCCGGCGGCTGGATATAAAACCGGGGCTGACCTGTATCTGGCAGGTATCGGGGCGCTCCGATATTCCGTTTGAGGAGCAATGCCGGCTGGATGCCCAGTACATCGAGGAACAAAGCCTGCGTGCGGACCTCCGGTTATTGCTGAAAACCATCCCGGCCATCATCACAGGCAGGGGTGCTTATTGA
- a CDS encoding STAS domain-containing protein translates to MQLDITSFDDGPGVLVAIDGEHLDAGNAAAFKALIQPCLDQHALVVVDMSRLRFVDSSGLGAMLSCLRHMNNKQGQLMLFALSKPVRSLFELVRMHRIFAIYNDLSEAMASVSR, encoded by the coding sequence ATGCAACTTGACATCACTTCTTTCGACGACGGACCTGGCGTACTGGTTGCGATTGACGGTGAACATCTGGATGCCGGGAATGCAGCGGCTTTCAAGGCGCTGATCCAGCCCTGCCTGGATCAGCATGCACTGGTAGTGGTTGACATGAGCCGTCTGCGGTTCGTGGACAGCTCGGGGCTCGGGGCCATGCTGTCCTGCCTGCGCCACATGAACAACAAGCAAGGACAGTTGATGTTGTTCGCACTCAGCAAGCCGGTACGCTCCTTGTTTGAACTGGTGCGGATGCATCGCATTTTTGCGATTTATAACGACCTGAGCGAGGCGATGGCCTCGGTATCCCGCTGA
- a CDS encoding mannose-1-phosphate guanylyltransferase/mannose-6-phosphate isomerase has protein sequence MVSITPVILCGGSGTRLWPLSRSGFPKQFLCLTGQDSLFQQAVKRLAALTDCGLAVSAPVIVGNEEHRFLAQEQLREAGIDVDALLLEPLGRNTAPALTLAALHATSHELDPVLVVTPSDHIIADPQAFSVAVQQAIHEAGTGAIVMLGITPDRPETGYGYIRAPVTRSDARACKVEAFIEKPDLATARLCLDQGGYYWNAGMFVVRASVWLSALQSFRRDILDATRQAWAQRCCDARFIRPDKTAFARIPAESIDHAVMEHCPGSPFSLQMVPLDAGWSDLGAWDAVWNAQSKDEAGNSHMGDVLSVNCHNTLVHASSRLVSLVGVQELVVVETADAVLVADKSSSQNVREIVTQLTQQKRDEPLLHRKVHRPWGWYNSIDDGARFKVKRIQVKPNASLSLQKHFHRAEHWIVVKGTAEITNGDKTILLTENQSTYIPLGEVHRLFNPGTIPLEIIEVQTGSYLGEDDIVRFDDSYGR, from the coding sequence ATGGTGTCCATTACCCCAGTCATTCTGTGTGGCGGATCGGGAACCCGATTGTGGCCACTGTCGCGCTCGGGTTTTCCCAAACAGTTTTTATGCCTCACAGGCCAGGACAGCCTGTTCCAGCAAGCGGTCAAGCGACTTGCTGCCCTGACCGATTGCGGTCTGGCCGTCTCGGCTCCTGTCATCGTCGGCAATGAAGAACACCGCTTTCTGGCGCAGGAGCAGCTGCGTGAAGCCGGTATTGACGTGGATGCCCTCCTGCTGGAACCTCTCGGCCGCAACACGGCGCCGGCCCTGACGCTGGCGGCCCTGCATGCCACCAGTCACGAGCTGGACCCGGTGCTGGTGGTCACTCCGTCAGACCACATCATCGCTGACCCACAGGCATTTTCTGTTGCCGTGCAGCAGGCCATTCACGAAGCCGGAACGGGTGCCATCGTCATGCTCGGCATCACGCCAGACCGGCCGGAAACCGGCTACGGCTACATCAGGGCACCGGTCACACGCTCCGATGCCAGGGCATGCAAGGTCGAGGCATTCATTGAAAAGCCCGATCTGGCTACTGCCCGGCTTTGTCTTGACCAAGGTGGCTACTACTGGAACGCTGGCATGTTTGTCGTACGGGCGTCCGTCTGGCTGTCCGCTCTCCAGAGCTTCCGTCGTGACATTCTGGATGCCACCCGGCAAGCCTGGGCCCAGCGCTGCTGCGACGCCCGCTTCATCCGCCCGGACAAGACCGCCTTCGCCCGCATTCCGGCGGAATCGATCGACCATGCCGTGATGGAACACTGTCCCGGCAGCCCTTTTTCATTGCAGATGGTGCCGCTTGATGCCGGCTGGAGTGATCTGGGTGCCTGGGATGCAGTCTGGAATGCCCAAAGCAAGGACGAAGCCGGCAACAGCCACATGGGTGACGTACTGTCCGTGAACTGTCACAACACACTGGTACATGCCAGCAGCCGGCTGGTGAGCCTCGTCGGAGTCCAGGAGCTGGTGGTCGTCGAAACTGCCGATGCTGTTCTGGTTGCTGACAAGTCCAGCAGCCAGAATGTACGGGAAATCGTCACGCAGCTGACGCAGCAAAAACGTGATGAGCCGCTGCTGCATCGCAAGGTGCACCGGCCATGGGGCTGGTACAACAGCATTGATGACGGCGCACGCTTCAAGGTAAAGCGCATCCAGGTCAAGCCCAATGCCAGCCTGAGCCTGCAAAAGCACTTTCACCGGGCCGAGCACTGGATTGTCGTCAAGGGTACGGCCGAGATCACCAATGGCGACAAAACCATTTTGCTGACTGAAAACCAGAGCACCTATATCCCGCTTGGGGAAGTCCACAGACTGTTCAACCCGGGCACGATTCCACTGGAAATCATCGAAGTCCAGACAGGAAGCTACCTGGGAGAGGACGATATCGTGCGGTTTGATGACAGTTATGGCCGGTGA
- a CDS encoding glycosyltransferase: MTPLPEQSPVPVPALSAAPQVSVVVIGRNEGERLVRCLASVMAADWHGISREVIYVDSCSRDDSLTRARHQGALALLLDDASPCAAKARNLGWHAARGDCILFLDGDTELDAGFVRLACTTLQAHADVCAVWGHRRESDPQQSWFTRVLDLDWVYPAGPSLYFGGDVLIRREALLASGGFDPQLKAGEEPELCARLRAAGWKIMHVDAPMTRHDLAIRSWRAYWLRAYRSGMAYAEVAERMRKLGDPLWQHEARRDFLHGWLFLAAGAAWLVSWFWWPWMAVGLTLAGGLLLARTAWRCRWKAPGQPGLCWLYAVHVHLQKIPSLFGQLHWRRHRQAGGSGLIDYKQSPSRSPRRVKSWLADGLTPLARLWQRWGLARWLRVWSVARLQAATGRQVAPSNVVLGPVEIHGSGNIRLGERALIYPGCYFETQGAGRIEIGDDVVLSRGVHIVAFDRVTLGAGCMVGEYSSLRDANHRSGPDGIRHSGHDSAPLDIGRNVWIGRGVAVLKGARLGDNCIVAANAVVNRPVAAGAIVGGLPARPLPRYPCEES, translated from the coding sequence ATGACCCCGTTGCCAGAACAATCACCGGTTCCGGTCCCCGCCCTTTCCGCTGCACCCCAGGTATCGGTGGTGGTCATCGGCCGCAACGAGGGCGAGCGACTGGTGCGCTGTCTGGCATCTGTCATGGCAGCGGACTGGCATGGCATCTCCCGTGAGGTGATCTATGTCGACTCCTGCTCCCGGGATGACAGCCTGACCCGGGCCAGACACCAGGGCGCATTGGCCCTGTTGCTGGACGATGCTTCGCCTTGTGCGGCCAAGGCCCGCAATCTGGGATGGCATGCTGCGCGTGGCGACTGCATCCTGTTCCTGGATGGAGATACCGAGCTGGATGCCGGATTTGTCAGGCTGGCCTGCACCACCTTGCAGGCTCATGCGGATGTGTGTGCGGTCTGGGGGCACCGGCGCGAATCCGATCCGCAGCAGTCATGGTTTACCCGGGTACTTGATCTGGACTGGGTGTATCCGGCCGGACCGTCGCTGTATTTCGGTGGCGATGTCCTGATTCGCCGCGAAGCCCTGCTGGCGTCAGGAGGCTTTGATCCGCAGCTCAAGGCCGGCGAAGAACCGGAACTGTGTGCCCGGCTGCGCGCGGCCGGCTGGAAGATCATGCATGTTGATGCCCCGATGACGCGCCACGATCTGGCCATCCGGTCGTGGCGGGCCTACTGGCTGCGGGCCTATCGTTCCGGCATGGCGTATGCCGAAGTGGCCGAGCGCATGCGCAAGCTGGGCGATCCGCTGTGGCAGCATGAAGCGCGGCGCGATTTCCTGCATGGCTGGCTGTTTCTGGCGGCGGGTGCCGCCTGGCTGGTCTCGTGGTTCTGGTGGCCCTGGATGGCTGTCGGCCTGACCCTTGCCGGGGGATTGCTGCTGGCACGTACCGCCTGGCGCTGCCGCTGGAAGGCACCGGGCCAACCCGGCCTGTGCTGGCTTTATGCCGTGCATGTGCACTTGCAGAAAATCCCGTCCCTGTTCGGCCAGCTGCACTGGCGACGCCACCGGCAGGCCGGCGGCAGCGGCCTGATCGATTACAAGCAATCGCCATCCCGGTCGCCCCGGCGGGTCAAATCCTGGCTGGCGGACGGGCTGACGCCGCTGGCACGGCTGTGGCAACGCTGGGGTCTGGCCCGCTGGCTGCGTGTGTGGAGCGTGGCGCGTTTGCAGGCGGCGACCGGCCGGCAGGTTGCTCCCTCCAATGTCGTGCTGGGCCCGGTGGAAATCCACGGGAGCGGCAACATCCGGCTGGGGGAGCGTGCCCTGATTTATCCGGGCTGTTATTTCGAAACCCAGGGCGCGGGCCGGATCGAGATCGGTGACGATGTCGTGCTGTCCCGTGGCGTGCATATCGTGGCCTTTGACCGGGTCACGCTGGGTGCGGGCTGCATGGTGGGTGAGTACTCCAGCCTGCGTGATGCCAATCATCGTTCCGGTCCTGATGGCATAAGGCACAGCGGCCACGACAGTGCCCCGCTCGACATCGGCCGCAATGTCTGGATCGGCCGTGGTGTTGCCGTGCTGAAAGGTGCCCGGCTCGGGGACAACTGCATCGTGGCGGCCAATGCCGTGGTCAACCGGCCGGTTGCTGCCGGCGCAATCGTGGGCGGTCTGCCCGCCCGCCCGCTGCCCCGGTATCCGTGCGAGGAAAGCTGA
- a CDS encoding glycosyltransferase family 4 protein, with translation MNAVRLAYLVSVYPAVSHTFILREIMRLRELGLEIVTASVNPPDRAREAMDDCERDEADRTYCLKTDGMQGALRALGYWGRRSPRQLLAAFRLGLAMGTGKRRWIGLAYAVEAAMVARWMKQQSSRHLHVHFGNAGASVGVLVKVLTGCHLSYTIHGPDEFDDVPGQQLALKMQKADAVVCISQFARGQLMRISVPEHWPKLRLCRLGVDPDRFRFALRSGRHRPVTQLLCVGRLAPAKCQVLLVQACARLRDAGLAFHLTLVGAGPDLERIRQAIARERLEANVTLTGALTQQAVRDQLDRADIFVLPSLAEGIPVVLMEAMASGVPCVSTPVNGIPELIRHGQTGLFALPGDVDSLVEQLERLVREPVLRDTLALAARDKLLADFDLSRNVTQLAQIFRAFPAHADLEKPAGP, from the coding sequence ATGAATGCTGTCCGGCTGGCGTATCTCGTCAGTGTCTATCCGGCTGTCTCGCACACGTTCATCCTGCGGGAAATCATGCGCCTGCGTGAGCTGGGGCTGGAAATCGTCACGGCGTCGGTCAACCCGCCGGACCGGGCACGGGAGGCCATGGATGACTGCGAGCGTGACGAAGCAGACCGCACCTATTGCCTGAAAACCGACGGGATGCAGGGTGCCCTGCGGGCACTCGGATACTGGGGACGCCGTTCGCCAAGGCAACTGCTGGCGGCCTTCCGGCTGGGGCTGGCAATGGGGACCGGAAAGCGCCGGTGGATCGGGCTGGCCTATGCCGTCGAAGCCGCCATGGTGGCGCGCTGGATGAAACAGCAGTCCAGCCGGCATCTGCACGTGCATTTTGGCAATGCCGGCGCCAGTGTCGGCGTGCTGGTGAAGGTTCTGACCGGCTGTCATCTGTCGTACACCATTCACGGCCCGGACGAGTTTGATGATGTGCCGGGCCAGCAACTGGCACTCAAGATGCAGAAAGCCGATGCGGTGGTCTGCATCAGCCAGTTTGCCCGTGGCCAGCTGATGCGCATCAGCGTGCCGGAACACTGGCCGAAACTCCGTCTTTGCCGGCTGGGCGTGGACCCGGACCGGTTCCGGTTTGCCTTGCGAAGCGGACGCCACCGCCCGGTGACGCAACTGCTGTGTGTCGGCCGGCTGGCGCCAGCCAAGTGCCAGGTCCTGCTGGTGCAGGCATGCGCCCGCCTGCGGGATGCCGGCCTGGCATTTCACCTGACCCTGGTGGGGGCCGGGCCGGATCTGGAACGTATCCGGCAAGCCATTGCCCGTGAACGGCTCGAGGCGAACGTCACGCTGACAGGTGCCCTGACCCAGCAGGCTGTCCGCGACCAGCTCGACCGGGCCGACATTTTCGTTTTGCCCAGTCTGGCCGAAGGAATTCCTGTGGTGTTGATGGAGGCAATGGCCAGCGGCGTGCCGTGTGTCAGCACGCCCGTCAACGGAATTCCCGAGCTGATCCGCCACGGACAGACCGGATTGTTTGCCCTGCCGGGCGATGTTGACAGCCTGGTCGAACAGCTTGAACGGCTGGTCCGTGAACCTGTGTTGCGTGACACCCTAGCCCTGGCTGCACGTGACAAGCTGCTGGCTGACTTTGACCTGAGCCGCAATGTCACGCAGCTGGCGCAGATTTTCAGGGCATTCCCCGCCCATGCAGACCTTGAGAAGCCGGCTGGACCATGA
- a CDS encoding SpoIIE family protein phosphatase, whose protein sequence is MLIVNDDRSSRQICRSAIEEIAEILEAASGAEALAMVAAGRPDLILLDASLPDMDGFDLACRLRERPQAEWIPVVFLTTLTDTASHRRGLELGAVDFLSKPVDSSILRLRIGNLLEREHLRIVALEYQKKLHETLMAQTASTRMLEAIFNASSDALVVIDAGQCIVQANSNADSRYGGGSSLVGRSSAGFSFRDTGQRPVLLTDLAQQSRPVECMLSTPEGWQLPVSVGVRAFLAHGEQQFYLLVLEDISEQLALRAEKEQADAELHALVAELGKQKYALDEHAIVSIIDLHGVVTYVNQKFCQVSGHATEELVGQPYRMLNGQLGPDGQYADLWRMLRHGQTWQGEMAHQRRDGRPYWVATTMVPWLGADGLPFQFVAISTDITSRHEAEAALQQARQRELDIGEEIQQRLLFGRPPGKLAGLSIASHTEGSLGVAGDFYTFTRLGEHTLEILTGDVMGKGVNAALIAAGIKSTYRQIFVELAATHRDAPLPSPATLMNSIHAQLTGELIRLGVFVTMSLLRFDRLAQTVTWVNAGHTPILLVRSASHRVEVLQGDSLPVGVLQEEHYTEQTTVLELGDTLLVYSDGLSESMNAEGEQYGTDRMCSVLEKTSAFGASPAMTLGSLRSDIRFFSGADGKHRDDSTAVLIRLHPMRQLSDGSIRDRRAPECFELPRQLDQLAPLRFRIASMCADQPESFVHMLSLAAFEAATNIIRHGGEALRGAPLCIALKRDDTAACVELLYDGLPFSAMAPEPDLSGASSGGFGLFIMENAVDRVSYDVPLPGMVRISLYKTFFAEENPPMDGHGDKERHRP, encoded by the coding sequence GTGCTGATTGTCAATGATGACAGAAGCAGCCGGCAGATTTGCCGCTCGGCCATTGAGGAAATTGCCGAAATCCTTGAGGCTGCTTCCGGTGCCGAGGCATTGGCCATGGTGGCTGCTGGCCGGCCCGACCTGATTTTGCTGGATGCCAGCCTGCCAGACATGGACGGATTCGATCTGGCATGCCGGCTGCGTGAGCGGCCGCAGGCTGAATGGATACCAGTGGTATTCCTGACCACGTTGACCGATACCGCTTCCCATCGGCGCGGGCTGGAATTGGGCGCCGTGGATTTTCTCAGCAAACCGGTCGACAGCAGCATTCTTCGGTTGCGCATCGGCAATTTGCTGGAGCGCGAACATTTGCGGATCGTCGCGCTGGAATACCAGAAAAAACTGCACGAAACGCTGATGGCGCAAACCGCCAGTACCCGCATGCTGGAGGCCATCTTCAATGCATCAAGTGATGCGCTGGTCGTCATTGATGCCGGTCAATGCATCGTCCAGGCCAACAGCAATGCCGACAGTCGTTATGGCGGCGGTTCATCGCTGGTCGGCCGCTCATCTGCCGGTTTCAGCTTCAGGGATACCGGGCAGCGGCCGGTTTTGCTGACTGACCTGGCGCAGCAGTCCAGGCCGGTCGAATGCATGTTGTCGACCCCCGAGGGATGGCAGCTGCCGGTATCTGTCGGAGTGAGGGCTTTTCTGGCGCATGGCGAACAGCAGTTTTACCTGCTGGTGCTGGAAGACATCAGCGAACAGCTTGCCCTGCGGGCGGAGAAGGAGCAGGCCGATGCAGAATTGCATGCTCTGGTGGCCGAACTGGGCAAGCAGAAGTACGCGCTGGATGAGCATGCCATTGTCAGCATCATCGACCTCCATGGTGTGGTGACCTATGTCAACCAGAAATTCTGCCAGGTTTCGGGACATGCTACGGAGGAGCTGGTAGGGCAACCCTACCGAATGCTCAATGGACAACTGGGCCCTGACGGTCAGTATGCCGATCTCTGGCGCATGCTCCGGCACGGGCAGACGTGGCAGGGAGAAATGGCACACCAGCGGCGTGACGGTCGGCCGTACTGGGTGGCGACGACCATGGTGCCATGGCTGGGCGCCGACGGGCTGCCATTCCAGTTTGTTGCCATCAGTACCGACATCACCTCGCGGCACGAAGCCGAAGCTGCATTACAACAAGCACGGCAGCGGGAACTGGACATCGGAGAGGAGATCCAGCAACGCCTGCTGTTCGGACGCCCGCCCGGAAAGCTCGCGGGCCTGTCGATTGCCAGTCATACCGAAGGATCACTGGGCGTAGCCGGCGATTTTTATACTTTTACCCGGCTGGGCGAACACACCCTGGAAATCCTGACTGGTGATGTCATGGGCAAGGGAGTCAATGCTGCACTGATTGCTGCCGGCATCAAAAGCACCTACCGGCAGATCTTTGTCGAACTGGCTGCTACCCACCGTGATGCACCGTTGCCATCGCCGGCAACCCTGATGAACAGCATTCATGCCCAGCTGACCGGTGAGCTGATCCGGCTTGGAGTGTTTGTCACCATGTCGTTGTTGCGCTTTGACCGGCTGGCGCAAACCGTGACATGGGTCAATGCCGGCCATACGCCAATCCTGCTGGTACGGTCAGCCAGCCATCGCGTCGAGGTGTTGCAAGGAGACAGTCTGCCGGTTGGCGTATTGCAAGAAGAACATTACACCGAGCAAACCACCGTGCTGGAGCTGGGAGACACTTTGCTCGTGTATTCGGACGGGCTGTCCGAATCGATGAATGCAGAAGGCGAGCAGTACGGAACAGACCGGATGTGCTCGGTACTGGAAAAGACCAGCGCGTTCGGAGCCTCTCCCGCGATGACTCTGGGTTCGTTGCGAAGCGACATCCGCTTTTTTTCCGGGGCCGATGGCAAGCACCGGGATGACAGTACGGCCGTGCTGATCCGGCTGCACCCCATGCGCCAGCTGTCTGATGGCAGCATCAGGGACCGTCGGGCACCGGAATGTTTCGAATTGCCGCGCCAGCTGGACCAGTTGGCACCTTTGCGTTTCCGGATTGCCTCGATGTGTGCAGACCAGCCGGAATCCTTTGTGCACATGCTGTCATTGGCAGCATTCGAGGCTGCCACCAATATCATCCGTCATGGTGGCGAGGCGCTGAGAGGAGCGCCGCTTTGCATTGCCCTGAAACGTGACGACACTGCTGCCTGTGTCGAGTTGCTGTATGACGGCCTGCCGTTTTCGGCCATGGCTCCCGAGCCTGATCTGAGCGGCGCCAGTTCCGGCGGGTTTGGCCTTTTCATCATGGAAAACGCAGTCGACCGTGTGAGCTACGACGTTCCGCTGCCAGGCATGGTCCGCATCAGCTTGTACAAGACATTTTTTGCAGAAGAAAACCCGCCCATGGACGGACATGGCGACAAGGAGCGTCACCGGCCATAA
- a CDS encoding O-antigen ligase family protein — protein sequence MEAASIPVLLVLLKTRRSEMQFGPMESMLAVYIVIRVFCDFLSRGYPDARNYSIYLMYSVVGPYLLGRYLIRSRRMDIDTARMFVLMFLLFFPLFLYEARFWVSPVFKLLSGFFPDASSGLSLRWGLARTAGTFEHPILACIMIVAVYRLHRWLCWTGVWDQPQTGWAGILQRQARHLPMAFKHQISLVLILMALMTISRGPWIGALAGAILTATGNTRQRRKSLMFVITFFIVAGVAGQLLLTAYITPRAGEVLSGEAQTMLYRKEMVDQYKAFLTDRMWTGWGLTTVPKIHGMESVDNAFFLMALQHGLLAPAMFLLILFYAIVTQIRFGLHAPPGTPPIGFTFSGIYLACLIAFSTVYMGAQTEPMIFLLLGWGESIKNRAQEQPASVSVHGQPAAPSLPFRRILS from the coding sequence ATGGAAGCCGCCAGCATTCCCGTACTGCTGGTCCTGCTGAAGACCAGGCGGTCCGAAATGCAGTTCGGCCCCATGGAGTCGATGCTGGCTGTCTACATTGTCATCCGGGTTTTTTGTGATTTTCTCAGCCGGGGCTATCCGGATGCCCGCAACTACTCGATCTACCTGATGTATTCCGTCGTCGGTCCGTACCTGCTGGGCCGATACCTGATCCGCAGCCGCCGCATGGATATTGATACCGCCCGCATGTTCGTGCTGATGTTCTTGCTGTTTTTCCCGCTGTTCCTGTACGAAGCCAGGTTCTGGGTCAGCCCCGTTTTCAAGCTGCTCTCCGGATTTTTCCCGGATGCGTCCAGCGGCCTGTCTCTCCGCTGGGGGCTGGCGCGGACAGCCGGTACGTTTGAACACCCGATCCTCGCCTGCATCATGATCGTGGCGGTTTACCGGCTGCACCGCTGGCTGTGCTGGACGGGAGTGTGGGACCAGCCGCAAACCGGCTGGGCCGGCATCCTGCAACGGCAGGCACGCCACCTGCCCATGGCTTTCAAGCACCAGATTTCCCTCGTGCTCATCCTGATGGCCCTGATGACCATTTCCCGCGGACCGTGGATCGGTGCGCTGGCCGGAGCTATCCTGACCGCAACCGGCAATACCCGGCAGCGCCGGAAATCACTCATGTTCGTCATCACGTTTTTCATCGTGGCGGGCGTGGCCGGACAATTGCTGCTCACCGCCTACATCACGCCCAGGGCCGGCGAAGTCCTCAGCGGAGAAGCCCAGACCATGCTGTACCGCAAGGAAATGGTCGACCAATACAAGGCATTCCTGACGGACAGGATGTGGACCGGCTGGGGCCTCACCACCGTGCCGAAAATCCATGGCATGGAATCAGTCGACAACGCCTTTTTCCTGATGGCGTTGCAACACGGGCTGCTGGCACCGGCCATGTTTCTGCTGATCCTGTTTTACGCCATCGTGACGCAAATCCGTTTCGGCCTGCATGCACCACCCGGTACGCCGCCGATCGGTTTTACCTTTTCCGGCATCTATCTTGCCTGTCTGATTGCCTTTTCGACCGTATACATGGGCGCACAGACCGAGCCGATGATTTTCCTGCTGCTGGGCTGGGGTGAGAGCATCAAGAACCGTGCACAAGAGCAACCGGCAAGTGTTTCTGTTCACGGGCAGCCTGCTGCACCATCCCTGCCGTTCCGCCGCATCCTGTCCTGA